One genomic segment of Myripristis murdjan chromosome 20, fMyrMur1.1, whole genome shotgun sequence includes these proteins:
- the pck2 gene encoding phosphoenolpyruvate carboxykinase [GTP], mitochondrial, whose amino-acid sequence MSSLLLGVIRRRGGVGTSVGVRSLASIPSLPPAVAEFVRGAAEECKPANVHVVTGTQAETANILAGLEKEGMVKRLPKYENCWLARTDPKDVARVESKTVIVTKKQRDTIPIPSGGAKSQLGSWMSEADWQKAREERFPGCMTGRTMYVIPFSMGPVGSTLTKYGVQVTDSPYVVASMGIMTRMGTPVLNKLAEGVEFVRCQHSLGRPLPLKAPLVNSWPCNPDKVLISHLPDTRQILSFGSGYGGNSLLGKKCFALRIASRIAKDEGWLAEHMLILGITNPQGVKRYVAAAFPSACGKTNLAMMKPALPGWKVECVGDDIAWMKFDSQGKLRAINPENGFFGVAPGTSAKTNPHAMSTISKNTVFTNVGETSDGGVWWEGLDPPAAGITLTDWLGKAWKPGSSTPCAHPNSRFCTPAAQCPIIDPHWESEEGVPIDAIIFGGRRPEGVPLVYEAFNWRHGVFVGAAMRSEATAAAEHKGKVIMHDPFAMRPFFGYNFGDYLAHWLSMENRKAPTQLPKIFHVNWFRKDPATGAFLWPGFGENARVLEWIFKRCSREREDEAARKSMIGWLPENNAINTKGLSKVDMGALFDLPKAFWQKETQELRAYFSQQVGADLPPQVEAELKALEDRVRN is encoded by the exons GCGGGGTGGTGTTGGGACAAGTGTTGGGGTTCGCTCCCTGGCCTCTATCCCCTCACTGCCCCCGGCTGTGGCTGAGTTTGTCAGGGGGGCGGCTGAGGAGTGCAAGCCTGCCAATGTGCACGTGGTGACAGGCACCCAGGCGGAAACAGCCAACATCCTGGCCGGCTTGGAGAAGGAAGGGATGGTCAAAAGGCTTCCCAAATATGAGAACTG CTGGCTGGCTCGCACCGACCCCAAGGACGTGGCTCGGGTGGAGAGTAAGACGGTGATTGTGACCAAAAAGCAGAGGGACACCATCCCCATCCCCAGCGGGGGGGCCAAGAGCCAGCTGGGCAGCTGGATGAGCGAGGCCGACTGGCAGAAGGCCCGAGAGGAGCGATTCCCCGGCTGCATGACAG GTCGGACCATGTATGTGATCCCCTTCAGCATGGGTCCTGTAGGCTCCACTCTGACCAAATATGGTGTCCAG GTGACGGACTCGCCGTACGTTGTGGCCAGCATGGGAATCATGACGCGTATGGGCACACCTGTCCTGAATAAACTGGCTGAAGGGGTGGAGTTTGTGCGCTGCCAGCACTCTTTAGGACGACCCTTACCACTCAAAG cCCCCCTGGTCAACTCCTGGCCCTGTAACCCCGACAAGGTGCTGATCTCTCACCTGCCGGACACCAGGCAGATCCTCTCGTTCGGCAGCGGCTACGGAGGAAACTCCCTCTTGGGGAAGAAGTGCTTCGCCCTGCGCATCGCCTCCCGAATCGCCAAGGACGAGGGCTGGTTGGCCGAACACATGCTG ATCCTGGGTATCACCAACCCTCAGGGAGTGAAACGGTACGTAGCTGCGGCCTTCCCCAGCGCCTGCGGTAAAACCAACCTGGCCATGATGAAACCAGCTCTGCCGGGATGGAAGGTGGAGTGTGTGGGAGACGACATCGCCTGGATGAAGTTTGACAGCCAGG GCAAACTGAGGGCCATCAACCCAGAGAATGGTTTCTTCGGTGTGGCCCCCGGCACCTCGGCCAAGACCAACCCCCACGCCATGTCCACCATCTCCAAAAACACCGTGTTCACCAACGTGGGTGAGACCAGCGATGGAGGCGTGTGGTGGGAGGGCCTGGACCCCCCCGCAGCTGGTATCACACTCACAGACTGGCTGGGCAAAGCCTGGAAGCCAG GAAGCTCCACTCCGTGTGCCCACCCCAACTCCCGGTTCTGCACCCCGGCAGCTCAGTGTCCCATCATCGACCCCCACTGGGAGAGCGAGGAGGGAGTTCCCATCGATGCCATTATCTTTGGTGGCAGGAGACCAGAAG GAGTACCTCTGGTGTATGAAGCTTTTAACTGGCGTCACGGGGTGTTTGTTGGAGCTGCCATGAGGTCTGAAgccacagcagctgctgagcaTAAAG GCAAGGTGATCATGCACGACCCCTTCGCCATGCGGCCGTTCTTCGGCTACAACTTTGGTGACTACCTCGCTCACTGGCTGAGCATGGAGAACCGCAAGGCTCCAACTCAACTGCCCAAGATCTTCCACGTCAACTGGTTCAGGAAGGACCCGGCGACGGGTGCCTTCCTCTGGCCCGGCTTTGGCGAGAACGCCCGGGTGCTGGAGTGGATTTTCAAGCGCTGCAGCCGAGAGAGGGAGGACGAGGCGGCCAGAAAGAGCATGATCGGATGGCTGCCAGAAAATAACGCCATTAATACAAAAGGTCTAAGCAAGGTGGATATGGGTGCCCTGTTTGACCTGCCTAAAGCTTTCTGGCAAAAGGAGACCCAGGAGCTGAGAGCCTACTTCAGCCAGCAGGTTGGAGCCGACCTGCCCCCTCAGGTGGAGGCTGAGCTGAAGGCACTGGAGGACAGGGTGCGTAATTAA